A region from the Capsicum annuum cultivar UCD-10X-F1 unplaced genomic scaffold, UCD10Xv1.1 ctg55035, whole genome shotgun sequence genome encodes:
- the LOC124893172 gene encoding CCR4-NOT transcription complex subunit 9-like (The sequence of the model RefSeq protein was modified relative to this genomic sequence to represent the inferred CDS: added 49 bases not found in genome assembly), with protein MLLLDAKIPFYLYPFLDTTSESRPFEYLRLTSLGVIGAVVKADDTDIIRVLLPTQIIQRCLRAMQMGSELSKTVATFILRRCLLDNLCLSYICTTPELFFAVVQVLGIMVGALAEQPSSILLKHIIRCYLRLSYNRRACDVLRTHLPLILRDTTFSSRLSEDCVTKKWLQQLLDNVDGNRRI; from the exons ACAAGCGAGTCTAGACCATTTGAGTATTTGAGGCTTACAAGCCTAGGTGTCATTGGTGCTGTCGTGAAG GCAGATGACACTGACATTATCAGGGTTCTTCTTCCAACACAGATAATTCAGCGGTGCTTGCGTGCGATGCAGATGGGAAGTGAACTGTCAAAAACA GTTGCAACTTTCATTCTGCGAAGATGCCTTCTAGATAATTTATGTTTGAGTTACATCTGTACCACACCAGAATTGTTTTTTGCGGTAGTCCAAGTTTTAGGGATTATGGTTGGCGCATTGGCTGAACAACCTTCATCTATTCTGCTGAAACACATAATTAGGTGCTATCTTCGTTTGTCTTATAATCGAAG GGCATGTGATGTACTGAGGACTCATCTTCCTCTTATTCTTAGAGATACCACCTTCAGCAGTCGTCTTAGT GAGGATTGTGTGACGAAGAAGTGGCTGCAGCAATTGCTTGACAACGTTGATGGGAATCGGAGGATTTGA